The DNA region CGTCTTCAGCAGCACGCTGAATACTTGGCATCTCAACGTGCTGCTGAAACTGCTGAACAGTCGCAGGCACGCTGTCAAGAGCAGAACGCCCGACAAGCGGCGCTTAGAGCTGCAGAAACGCCGGAAGAGACGCGTTCGCGTCTTCAGCAGCACGCTGTATACTTGGCATCTCAGCGTGCTACTGAAACTGCTGAACAGTCACTGACACGCCGTCAAGAGCAGGCTGATCGTCAAGCTAATTTAAGGGTTGCAgagaatatggaagaaacagaaGCCAGACGAATTGCTAATAGCGAGCGTATGGCTGTGCGACGACAAGCATTTACTCGAAACACATGGGGGGTGTTTGAAAAAGTTGCTTTCGAGTACGATGCAACTATTGATTATGGCAATCACAGAATTATACAAATGGGGAGAATGGATAAGGAATGTAAATTCTGCAGGGCATTGACATGGAAGGAAGAAAGGGCGGGGATGTGTTGCTCTGGAGGCAAAGTGTCCATTCCATGTATAGAGGAGCCGGTAGAACCGTTAAAAACACTGTTTTCGTACGAAACAGAGGAATCACGGCGTTTTCTAAatcaaatcagaaaatataattccTGTTTTCACATGACATCTTTTGGGGCAGACAGAATTATTGCAATGCCAGGCTTTTCACCAACTTTTACAATACAGGGTAAAGTATATCACAGaattgggtcactctttccgtCAGCAAATCAGCTGCCTCAATTTTTGCAAGTCTACTTTATGGGTGACGAAGAAGCACAAACTGATAGGCGATGTCAAATCTTGCAAGGAGTCCAGCGAGAAACTGTTGCAAAGATACAGAGAGTTTTGCATGACCATAATCGATTGATTCACACTTTTAAAACAGCTCTAGAAAGCATGCCAAACGAAAATTATAAAGTAGTTATTCACGCCGATCGTACGCCTCAAGGACAACATGAAAAGCGCTACAACGCTCCCACCgtaaatgaagtggcagctGTTATTGCGGGAAATGAATTCTTACCAAGAGATATTGTGGTGCACGCGCGCGATGACAACCTCGCGAGAGTTCTCGATACACACAAATTTTATGACGCCTTAGAATAcccattaatattttggaagggaCAAGAAAGCTACAATTTTGAAATATCACAAATTAACCCATCAACGAGACAACCGATGAGGAACAAAAAAGTGTCCTGCATGGACTTTTACGCTTTTCTCTTAATGCAACGAAGGAACGATTTTAATTTGCTCCTAAAGTGCAGGCAGCTCTTACATCAGTTTCTTGTGGACATGTACGTGAAGGTGGAGAGTGAGCGTCTGAGATATATATCACTGAACCAGCGAAAattgagagctgaaaactacATACATTTGCAGGACGCGATTCGAACAGATACGAATGTAAATCCAACTAATTTGGGTCAGGCGATTATTCTTCCATCGTCATTTATAAACAGCCCACGATACTTGCATGAGTACACACAGGATGCATTTGCTTACGTTCGAAATTACGGACGTCCGGACTTATTCATTACTTGCACATGCAACCCTGCATGGAAAGAAATTACCAATGAGCTAATGCCTGGCCAAAGAGCAACTGACAGACATGATCTCATAGCACgagttttcaaaacaaaagggCAAAAATTAGTGGCTCTCCTCACTAAAGGCAAGATTTTTGGTGATACGCAATGTTTCATGTATTCGATTGAGTGGCAGAAGCGTGGGCTGCCTCATATGCACCTACTACTGTGGTTAAAGGAAAAGTTGCGCCCCAATCAAATTGATGATATTATAAGTGCGGAGCTACCTGATCCAAACATGGACAAACAGTTATACACcacaattgttaaaaatatgatACACGGCCCTTGTGGTTCATATAATCCATCGTCGCCCTGCATGAAAGACGGCAAATGCACTAAACAGTACCCGCGAATGCTACTTAAAGAGACGCAAACCAATGACAATGGCTATCCACTGTACAGGCGAAGAGCACCCGAGGATGGAGGGCAAACTACAACTATGAAAATTCGTGGCAATACGGAGGAAACAGTTATTAATAACAGCTGGATAGTTCCCTATTCTCCCCTATTGTCAAAAATATTTGACGCACATATAAATGTGGAGTTTTGCAACTCAGTGCGGGCGATAAAGTACATTTGTAAGTACATTAACAAAGGCAGCGACCAGGCAATTTTTACTGTACAACAGGAAAACGTAAATATTGATCCGAGAAATGAAGTTCAGGCATTTAGAGCAGGGCGTTATGTGAGCAGCAATGAGGCAGCGTGGCGTCTTTTGGGGCTACCGTTGCACGAGAGGTATCCAACCGTTACTCACCTCGCGGTGCACTTAGAGAATGGGCAGCGCGTATATTTCACAGAGCAAAACTTCCAAGAAAGAATGGCGACGCCTCCAAGAACAACGTTGACTGCATTTTTTGAGCTTTGTCAGACTGACAACTTTGCAAAGACGCTGCTTTATGCAGAGGTGCCTCGGTACTATACCTGGAATGCGTCAAAGAAAGAGTGGAAACGTCGTGTACAAGGTGCGCCGGTCGAAAATTGGCCAGGGGTAAAGGCAGCAGATGCACTTGGGCGCATATATACTGTCCATGTAAGCAATTTTGAGTGTTACTGTTTGCGATTGTTGTTGAGTCACGTGAGGGGACCAGTAACTTTTCGGGAAATCAAGATTGTGAACGGACAAGATATGGCAACATATAGAGAAGCGTGTCAAGTCTTGGGCCTGTTAGAGGATGACAACCATTGGGATTCAACAATAGAAGAAGCTGTTTTATGTCGCTCGCCAGCAAAAGTTCGAGAgctcttttcaattttaatcagCACATGTGGATTGTCAAATCCTGTACAGTTAtgggaaaaatacaaaaatgcttTTGCAGAAGATATATTACACAGAAGACGCCAACAATCCAATCACGATGTAACAACTTTCAATAACATGATCTACAACGAAGCCCTGATGCTCATTGAGGACAAAGTTATTTCCATTGCCGGCAAAGATCTGGCTGAATTCGGTATGCCCAGACCACAGCGCACCGGGGAAATATCAAACGACGTTGCCAGGGAACTCAATTATGATTACATTGCACTCCAGACCCACGTCACCGAAACGATACCGCGGCTTCTTCCCGAGCAGAGACACGTACTTAACGTAGTTTTGCAGCAGATTCACAATGGAGAAGGTGCAATTTTTTTCCTTGACGCGCCAGGGGGGACTGGTAAAACATTTCTCCTAAATTTGCTACTGGCCCATATTCGCATGGACAAAAACATTGCCATAGCGGTGGCTTCCTCCGGCATTGCCGCAACGCTGCTTAGTGGTGGACGCACTGCGCACTCGGTATTGAAGTTACCGCTCAACCTAGCTAGAGAAGAAACTCCCACATGCAATGTCACCAAAAACAGTAGCCGCGGTGTCATGTTGCGACAATGCAAGCTTATAGTGTGGGACGAATGCACTATGTCTCACAAGCGTGCAGTCGAAGCTTTAAATCGCAGTCTCCAAGATTTACGGGGTAGTAGAGCGTTGATGGGAGGCATGGTAGTGTTGCTGGCTGGGGACTTTCGGCAGACATTGCCTGTGATACAGAGAGGGACTCCGGCAGACGAAATAAACGCATGTTTGAAGGCGTCGCCGCTATGGGCTAAGGCGAAGAAGCTCAACTTGACCACTAACATGCGCGTGCAATTATATGATGATAGGGAATCAGGGGCCTATGCAAGTAAACTGCTGCAAATTGGCGAAGGAAGACTTCCGACGGATGCAGagggaaaaatcattttcacaaatGATTTCTGTAATGTTGTAAATTCGGAAAATGATCTCATCGCCAATGTTTATCCAGATTTACAACATAACATGAATGTGGAGAATTGGTTGTGCGAAAGGGCTATATTGGCACCTAGAAATGATACAGTGGgccaaattaacaaaaaaatattggagcAAATCCCCGGTGAAGTGGTGACCTATACCTCAATCGACACCTTAATGGATTCCGACGACAGTACTTCGTATCCAGTTGAATTTCTGAACTCATTAGAACTCTCGGGTGTACCGTCACATAAACTTCAACTGAAAGTCGGAGTTCCCGTGCTGCTAATGCGTAACCTCGACGCACCGAAACTGTGCAATGGAACAAGGTTATACATTACGACACTCGGTAAAAACGTCATTGGAGCCACCATTCTCACTGGGGCGGCCAAAGGGGAAAATGTACTTATTCCCCGAATACCCATAATCCCGAATGATCTACCTTTCCAGTTCAAGAGATTGCAGTTTCCCCTGAAAGTAGCGTTCTCAATGACGATTAATAAGTCACAGGGCCAGACGATGGTTGTTGCCGGCTTACATTTAGGCACAGCTTGCTTTTCGCACGGTCAGCTGTATGTTGCTTGCTCACGTGTTTCCAGCGCCCGAAATCTACATGTTTTTGCCGAACACgggaaatcgtttaacatcgtTTACAGAGAGGTGTTATGACCATGATACGGAAAGGTTAATAACACGTTTTTTACCACCTACGTAGTCAtatcttttaacttttacacACGGTCACCACGAACCATTACCCGATGCACCCAACGCTCTCAATGCGGTCGCTGCTTCCAAATGAATAATCTAATCAATAAGCGATCCGTTGCTTTCCGTTACATTCCCTGCAATAACAGCAATAGTACAGATCTGTTTTCTCAAATAACGCTGCTCAAAGAAACACTGCAAATTCTGTCATAAATGAAAACCACGCGAGCGAAGCCGCGGGTAAAAGCTagtcaaattctatgcgcacgtccacggtgctattcttgatcgactcattttgtcgcgagcaatcaatcaccacgagggggccaaattgcaaaaattgggccacggtgaataatgcctcgttgcaactatgtccgtaatacgatttacgaaaatgcgtatacatgttaaataagatggcgtgtctattcttgtcaaagtccaagttcatgtcatcgtacgggtaaaattccgagttgagaaaaagttttacattggtcaatttgcaatggtcaaatcgagtaacatcttcagtcatcacattctttcgagcagtctgtagagcaaagataatgtatcgcggcttctccaactgtgcagctaccttcacggcccacgaatgcttggtcgtgctctgtaagagaggatactcgtacagatcccacgagcgaaaactaatgctcaggttttgtccactttccaaagcatgtagcagcgacagcttattaacgtcgtacagcgtcacgtgaggcatccgccattgcactttaagtaattcaatttctggttccaacgtcggcgatcctattagagaattgttatcgttgcgcgatcgtattaaaatcaattcgtgacgtgcattaacaaccatgcgtttgtagtcctcgcaaaatcccaacaaatatttgagcgggatgcaaaaattgaaatgatttttcactattagctcatcgtgccgtttcaagccccatcccgcattctccatatttttgtcttcatcagatgtcatcgatacatagtttttaagcgtgctagttattccaacgtttctgttgcgatcaatctccacaccattcagttcgtatcgaatctcatcaaatatgaatgccatgcaattatttcccaacatcaccgttgatacatcattcggcttatttatcgtcaatttcccctccaggtagaggaaactttcacacggtaatgtgtataaatcctgttgctgtataggtattcttatctcatcgctgtatccaaacgtcgtgttgacgtaagggttgtgtgtgtgagtctcaagcttgacgatgcaatcatcaaacgtcggcttcgcgccaatgcttagaatgtcggtcatttttcaacttaattgcgtacaatgaatcccagcgatttcaaaaatgcaatgttcgcagcactgagcctcttctttttagcgtaatcagagctgttgcagttgttattgttgttcttgttgttgttgttgttgcaaacaatttcgtttggaagaaacgtgtttctggagtcgttcaacacaagcatctcattcgaccgcaccacatgtattatcatcgacgtcgtcgtgcGTGCAGTCtaatggtaatctcttcacctcgaaaatcaagcaaccgtccgtcttgatccacaacgcgtatcgttagatccgaaatgacctgtgcggtgattggaaggtaaatgatctgcgcggtcgtttccgatatcttatatcccggcggtactctgggagaaaattcatgtatcgtatgtacgcgcttcccattgctgtacgcgccagcggtcacgctacattctacgcgaataatgttcacattcatgatattaatcggatcgtccgattcgtgccactgtcccggttctaatacgcgattcatcgagaatcccagtaacgatccaatgttattgggcttcgtaaagtctacaatgaacgagcagtacagctcacttttcatggtgttgttgttggggcgcaacactataggatactcatcgttgtcgctgccatcgttggcatcggtgccatcgcgtttttgaggataccgctcgaggaatcgttgtttcaaatacttggcaacgGCGTCTAATTCGTACGAACCGTgaggaatcgtaatgtattcatggctgctgtcgacgctgctgttggtctcatagtttgtggtgaagtagattttatcgttgctcgagtcgatgttgggtattgtatggtaagtttcaagggttgttaggccaagctcgtaatcatcgtcgctgaaatctatgggtggagagtagctcaccgcgagggtgctactcttgccggttagagtgaatgttaacgacatattccaagctgtacgactggactcgtactgaatcaaagtggtgagaagtcaatccttaaatttgcgggcaatcgtttgtagaaagcgtagacatagttgaccacaattgctctgattgtactcctgataaggcgcgtgattgtattcgattttcacgacatctttatccagatattgtaccaattccttaggcggtcgaagattgccaaagctgtcgaagtatacagctcgacgccccctcttcgcatacgccacccattgagtccccggtccctcgacattgtccaaattcacgataccgctctcgtttcgacgtactcctccaacaggtagtgcattgcgcataaaaacacctctaaaaaatggaatacgcatacgttttgccaactcccccaattgcgcatctgtagttacgccctcgggcatttttattgtcttttcggcgttttttttttcgatattccctgtccgcgcttgtatggtgcgagataaagtccgcgaccttccatggtgcgattatgacgctgcatttcctgcagctgatgttgcgccgccttattatcgtttaccgtcttggcgatccccgctgctccaccggctaatgatccgagaacacctagcaacgggagaagtggtaatattccacctcgttttgccaccggaagaatccgcttttgcgatggtCTCCTTACAGTTCTTTTGcgggtttttattttcatccccattctgattttcgtcttagctttcatagctgcccaaacagctgtagcagctgttacgttcggaacgaaaaatttttctttttaagacggggtatgcattAACAACgtctagcgttatgggaaatccctcgttgatcatactcccgcctagttagttaataataaattagtaaaatcagaaccccttcttcgaagcatcgtcgcctcgacatattgccgtcccgtgataaggataaggcggtgctgacgcagcggcgttctcactagaaagtcgcgctccgaaagacccagtggctctcttgctgtaccgaattcgctctgtgtaagcggcaggagtgtggttcaacaatgccttgcagcattgtgggagagccctcgttgagcgcacctctgaccgtcgcgctaaacattgtaacataaccagtaacggctacatcaggaatgcgcacactgggttccttcttggaaggttgacggaattgtatactttacatccggtcaccgatgcagggaacgacgccttcccacggttttgtcgcacgtttcgtggattgttaattTAGATAATTCGTGgattgttcttttagacccctatcacaatttctgatagtcaaccgactgtgggattcccctagtcagaaattgtgtatataaatttatgtatgatgaggaaaaggccttcagctgtgtgaaattgcactgtgttgatgtcatggtttatagtgcgtacatatgttccgcaaatacagttaatataattttctcgatcatatatttgaatcaagagagtatgacggatggatgtgagcaaacacacatacaccccgcctcgctaagtagaggggcccatgcatggtcaagcgataagatgcagcgtaagctttttcgacgcggactcaccctggccgctgccgagagcgtgaagctgcaacactctgtgacgataaatcgtgaggtgcgtgtcattgggtccgcgaagtcttatagagatagagttctccggtctactgtgtaaccgcgtgaaagactcaactgtgcgaaacaattcaaatccaaaacttttcaaaactaattattcgcttaacttactcagttaataatttaatttacattatttccgtttcaatttataattcaaatcaagtgtgtgtgtgtgtgttttcgcgtctaatccttctttctgattcaggtttatcagcgatccagaaagttttccaaaactcaaaaagcgaatttaaaagcagatttacatttatattattgcgactgtctggcgagttccctttcttatctttttctttaccacttatttggcactgttaaaatttaatgcatctaactaataatttctgacagtcaaacgactgtgggatttccctagtcagaaattataatcaattatattagtacctgaactttatacaattattgatcgatcatttccataatttatgttatgttcttttgatttcatccgttattcaacattaaaattttatttatactcaaactctactagtgaattacctatctgattccattgaaaagacccgtatgggactggagcaacgacgatcccaaaatctaccccttatccttctgagaaggtacctaaataattattaactaaaagaatcgactgttacgactgcggcgagcttccttgctttttctaaatcataaactcaatccagcaatacttgatagtctaacgactgtgggatacccctaatcgatattgcgtcgaaaaatcgtgccgctcgaacactaaaggccgcggcacgtaacagatctggtggcagcggtggatACCAGGAATTTCTCTTCGCAAAACTTCCTGGGTGCTCctattcattgaaatcagatagaattTACGAACATTttccattttacaaaattacacaATTGTTAGTGTGGTCGTGGTAGCGCGGTGTTTTGTTcctattacaaataattaaagatgtcgcaagacgcaagtgcaatgatgacctccatggcAGAGTGTCTGACTATCCAgaatagtactttaaatattccttaCTTTGACGGGAAGGGCGTTCCTCTGAAGGATTTTGTGCAAgatgtacaaaatagcgcaaccttagtgcctcctgcattagagggctcATTTCTAAAATCggtattaggaaaattgaagggttcagcCCGCGATAGTACTtatggaaaaacatttaataCAGTTAACGAATTAATTAAGCACCTGaagggtagattcgcaccgggcaaAAATTATCCTTATtatcaacacgaaatagaaaatattcgcatgaaaaaggacgaatcgGTTAGTGACTTTTATGAtagattaaacatattaatcaGTGGAGCTCGAGTCGCGTTAGAAGATGCTTATGAAGGtaatgcagaacaaatgttattaccaCTAAAAGAATGTGGACTGGAAGCTTACATTCGCGGACTTCCAAACgaaatagcgcgctcagtagatgcACGTGATCCTAAAACTTTGGATGatgcaagaaaatttgcagtacgtatagaaacgcgaatgaaatccggaatattaccTTCAAATGAAACACAGAAAGTATCATTTCATCAAAATAATGGCTATTCTCGAACAAATTCGTATTATCAGGATTACTCTAATCGGCAACCCTCAAATTCCActcgctatcaaaattatgcaattagAAATGAAGAGGAGAGTCGTACACGTTCACCAAGTCCAAACCCTAACATAAACGAATCGCCAATAGGAATTTTGAAACCTCCATCGCGAAATCATTTTTATAATCCACCCGGATTTCCTCCACAACCGTACTATtcgccttatttctatccgccaatgcCATATCCAAACTATTACCCTTACCCCCACTATAATGCAAATAGTAATGAACTACCACGTTCAGTAAGAGGTGGATATTCGCAAGGGTCTAGACCAAGATCTCCATCCCCTGGGCCTTCGGCACCAGGACCCGTTTCTctatataatagaaatactaaatCCGAATCCGAAGATAGAACGGATCATTTAAACGCGCAAATGACCCGGCggacggacgcgacgtcgagtcatCTGAAAAAAGAGCGTCACGCAACTGTAAAATTCCTAGCCAACCAAGAATTGCAGCAGTAGAAAAACCTGAATCACCACTAGTGAAAATGATGGGTAAGGAGTTGAATATGGGTTGTGGATATTTCCTTGTAAATACAGGCGcggatataaatataattaaattaactGCCTTGGACGACAATGTTTCAGTCGcacttcatgaatcagttgctaTCTCGGGAATAACTCCGGATACTACAGAGACTTTAGGTACTACAATAGTTACTTTATtaggcaaacccgtaaaatttcatgtcgtaagTTCTTCATTTGTATTGCGCTGCGATGGTAAATTAGGGAAAGAGTATCTAACacaagagcaggctgaaatttccttttcccataacacattggtaacacgaagcgatcctaTCAAACCTATACCTTTTATTGGCCATGATCCAGTACCTCGTAGGGTAGGACCCcgacttttatatttaaaagccCGTACTAAACAAACAGTTGCCATTAATGTTACGAATCATGATCTaaaggaaggatatttaccacaa from Andrena cerasifolii isolate SP2316 chromosome 10, iyAndCera1_principal, whole genome shotgun sequence includes:
- the LOC143374148 gene encoding uncharacterized protein LOC143374148, with the translated sequence MPRKRKGNLSHSSKKARAMTVARRAETSRQAELRRLEQAERQAALRAAETPEQMRLRLQQHAEYLASQRAAETAEQSQARCQEQNARQAALRAAETPEETRSRLQQHAVYLASQRATETAEQSLTRRQEQADRQANLRVAENMEETEARRIANSERMAVRRQAFTRNTWGVFEKVAFEYDATIDYGNHRIIQMGRMDKECKFCRALTWKEERAGMCCSGGKVSIPCIEEPVEPLKTLFSYETEESRRFLNQIRKYNSCFHMTSFGADRIIAMPGFSPTFTIQGKVYHRIGSLFPSANQLPQFLQVYFMGDEEAQTDRRCQILQGVQRETVAKIQRVLHDHNRLIHTFKTALESMPNENYKVVIHADRTPQGQHEKRYNAPTVNEVAAVIAGNEFLPRDIVVHARDDNLARVLDTHKFYDALEYPLIFWKGQESYNFEISQINPSTRQPMRNKKVSCMDFYAFLLMQRRNDFNLLLKCRQLLHQFLVDMYVKVESERLRYISLNQRKLRAENYIHLQDAIRTDTNVNPTNLGQAIILPSSFINSPRYLHEYTQDAFAYVRNYGRPDLFITCTCNPAWKEITNELMPGQRATDRHDLIARVFKTKGQKLVALLTKGKIFGDTQCFMYSIEWQKRGLPHMHLLLWLKEKLRPNQIDDIISAELPDPNMDKQLYTTIVKNMIHGPCGSYNPSSPCMKDGKCTKQYPRMLLKETQTNDNGYPLYRRRAPEDGGQTTTMKIRGNTEETVINNSWIVPYSPLLSKIFDAHINVEFCNSVRAIKYICKYINKGSDQAIFTVQQENVNIDPRNEVQAFRAGRYVSSNEAAWRLLGLPLHERYPTVTHLAVHLENGQRVYFTEQNFQERMATPPRTTLTAFFELCQTDNFAKTLLYAEVPRYYTWNASKKEWKRRVQGAPVENWPGVKAADALGRIYTVHVSNFECYCLRLLLSHVRGPVTFREIKIVNGQDMATYREACQVLGLLEDDNHWDSTIEEAVLCRSPAKVRELFSILISTCGLSNPVQLWEKYKNAFAEDILHRRRQQSNHDVTTFNNMIYNEALMLIEDKVISIAGKDLAEFGMPRPQRTGEISNDVARELNYDYIALQTHVTETIPRLLPEQRHVLNVVLQQIHNGEGAIFFLDAPGGTGKTFLLNLLLAHIRMDKNIAIAVASSGIAATLLSGGRTAHSVLKLPLNLAREETPTCNVTKNSSRGVMLRQCKLIVWDECTMSHKRAVEALNRSLQDLRGSRALMGGMVVLLAGDFRQTLPVIQRGTPADEINACLKASPLWAKAKKLNLTTNMRVQLYDDRESGAYASKLLQIGEGRLPTDAEGKIIFTNDFCNVVNSENDLIANVYPDLQHNMNVENWLCERAILAPRNDTVGQINKKILEQIPGEVVTYTSIDTLMDSDDSTSYPVEFLNSLELSGVPSHKLQLKVGVPVLLMRNLDAPKLCNGTRLYITTLGKNVIGATILTGAAKGENVLIPRIPIIPNDLPFQFKRLQFPLKVAFSMTINKSQGQTMVVAGLHLGTACFSHGQLYVACSRVSSARNLHVFAEHGKSFNIVYREVL